In a genomic window of Bradyrhizobium ontarionense:
- a CDS encoding RNA polymerase sigma factor, with the protein MLSALIDGYDELKRRLARRLGSTELAGEALQDTFLRIECGNDVGAVQSPRAYLFRTALNLATNRRVAESRRLTTSEIDALLEIPDESPDPARIAESRSEMAALSRVLGQLSERQRDIIFATFVDELSVHEIARRHRVSVRRIQVELREALLHCAGQLKRPLERRAPSRVDARLLPCPPVRAWTPALEDTGS; encoded by the coding sequence TTGCTGAGCGCGCTGATCGATGGCTATGACGAACTGAAGCGGCGGCTCGCGCGCCGATTGGGTTCGACCGAGCTTGCGGGCGAAGCGCTTCAGGATACGTTCCTACGCATCGAGTGCGGCAACGACGTCGGTGCTGTGCAGAGTCCGCGCGCCTATCTGTTCCGGACCGCGCTCAATCTCGCAACCAACCGACGGGTGGCCGAGAGTCGCAGGCTCACGACATCGGAGATCGATGCGCTGCTGGAGATCCCCGACGAGTCGCCTGATCCCGCCCGCATCGCGGAGTCTCGGTCCGAGATGGCCGCGCTGAGTCGCGTCCTGGGGCAACTCTCCGAGCGTCAGCGCGACATCATCTTTGCCACGTTCGTCGATGAGCTGTCGGTGCACGAGATCGCGCGACGCCATCGGGTGTCCGTGCGCCGGATCCAGGTCGAATTGCGCGAGGCGTTGCTCCATTGCGCTGGTCAGCTCAAGCGTCCGCTGGAGCGGCGGGCGCCGTCGCGGGTAGACGCCCGCCTATTGCCTTGCCCTCCCGTGCGGGCCTGGACGCCGGCGCTGGAAGACACTGGTAGTTAG
- a CDS encoding substrate-binding domain-containing protein → MTTRSSISRLRCTASVLVLSTAATFAAAVQPAAAQTAVYGGGSTLVSLAMRQAMDCYNAQTVTSDGYSFSTGFDATAPTPGLLPQTADGANCSQLGALGTVGLYAAVGSGAGQRAFITNDPKQLLRGSAPTLSLPAVPPVFLESGVPALATYPYARVDFGAGDSPLPSSPTNTPSVTALTNFSSVSNWQNQTNITASNASSATAYNAAAFGPAVQLPMIEAPVAIVVNTNSTPTATWTINSAGTAGTPGSAIQLSTAQLCAIFSGEVRDWSSTAAIAALDNVGQARVQTFMDDNTGNGGAAQAYVSNSLPIQVAFRSDGSGTSFILTNFLANSCPQLDADGSHNYAKIFTGVGVTFASTVVTLNDQVTGTTTTTTIAAKTNASAVNLPSTTFANLIANIKAVKGVDVSTGAGGWLAGNGTGEVADTVNSNAQNANGNYLGGRIGYVSNDFAKPYNPAASGPLSASVQNDDQRARGVYHPGDQGENFIAPTPASADLAFQSVTVPTGTDYASWNLYNQTYAGVGQNAGVTVDGKSQLGLPITAGAYPITGTTFAYLYSCYNTTSAPTRVADITNFLTWFYSSQDAASVLQNNGFNALNASFATQIKTSYLTSGSGVAIAASSTQADGCSTVAAGAGAQ, encoded by the coding sequence ATGACGACTCGTTCTTCGATCAGCCGCCTGCGCTGCACCGCTTCGGTGCTGGTGCTGTCGACTGCCGCGACCTTTGCCGCAGCGGTGCAGCCTGCCGCTGCCCAGACCGCCGTCTACGGCGGCGGCAGCACGCTGGTGTCGCTCGCCATGCGCCAGGCCATGGACTGCTATAACGCGCAGACCGTGACCAGCGACGGCTACAGCTTCTCGACCGGCTTCGATGCGACGGCCCCGACGCCCGGGCTTCTGCCCCAGACGGCGGACGGCGCCAATTGCAGCCAGCTCGGTGCGCTCGGAACGGTCGGCCTCTACGCCGCCGTCGGCTCCGGCGCCGGTCAGCGCGCCTTCATCACCAACGATCCGAAGCAGCTGCTCCGTGGCAGCGCGCCGACGCTGTCGCTGCCGGCCGTGCCGCCGGTGTTCCTCGAGAGCGGCGTTCCGGCGCTTGCGACCTATCCCTATGCGCGCGTCGACTTCGGCGCCGGCGACTCGCCGCTTCCGAGCTCGCCGACGAACACGCCGAGCGTGACGGCCCTGACCAATTTCTCCTCGGTCAGCAACTGGCAGAACCAGACCAACATCACGGCCAGCAACGCGTCCTCTGCCACGGCCTATAACGCTGCCGCCTTCGGCCCAGCAGTCCAGCTGCCGATGATCGAGGCTCCGGTGGCGATCGTCGTCAACACCAACAGCACCCCGACGGCCACCTGGACCATCAACTCGGCCGGCACAGCGGGCACGCCCGGTTCGGCGATCCAGCTCTCGACCGCTCAGCTCTGCGCCATCTTCTCGGGCGAGGTGCGTGACTGGAGCTCCACCGCTGCAATCGCGGCGCTCGACAACGTCGGCCAGGCCCGCGTCCAGACCTTCATGGACGACAACACCGGCAACGGCGGTGCGGCCCAGGCCTACGTTTCGAATTCGCTGCCGATCCAAGTCGCGTTCCGTTCCGACGGCTCCGGCACCAGCTTCATCCTCACGAACTTCCTCGCCAACAGCTGTCCTCAGCTCGATGCCGATGGTTCGCACAACTACGCGAAGATCTTCACCGGCGTGGGCGTCACCTTCGCCAGCACGGTCGTGACGCTCAACGACCAGGTGACCGGAACGACCACGACCACCACGATCGCCGCCAAGACCAACGCGTCGGCTGTCAACCTGCCGTCGACGACCTTCGCCAACCTGATCGCCAACATCAAGGCCGTGAAGGGTGTCGACGTCTCGACCGGCGCCGGCGGCTGGCTCGCGGGCAACGGTACCGGCGAAGTCGCCGACACCGTCAACAGCAACGCGCAGAATGCCAACGGCAATTACCTGGGCGGTCGCATCGGCTATGTCAGCAACGACTTTGCCAAGCCCTACAACCCTGCCGCCAGCGGGCCGCTCTCGGCCAGCGTCCAGAACGACGATCAGCGCGCTCGTGGTGTCTATCACCCGGGTGACCAGGGGGAGAACTTCATCGCGCCGACCCCGGCGTCTGCGGATCTCGCCTTCCAGAGCGTGACTGTGCCCACTGGCACGGATTACGCGTCCTGGAACCTCTACAACCAGACCTATGCTGGTGTCGGTCAGAACGCCGGCGTCACGGTCGACGGCAAGTCGCAGCTCGGCCTGCCGATCACCGCGGGGGCCTATCCGATCACCGGCACGACCTTCGCCTATCTCTATAGCTGCTACAACACGACGTCGGCCCCGACCCGCGTGGCCGACATCACCAACTTCCTGACTTGGTTCTATTCGAGCCAGGATGCGGCCAGCGTTCTTCAGAACAACGGCTTCAATGCGCTCAACGCCTCGTTTGCGACCCAGATCAAGACGAGCTACCTGACCTCCGGCAGCGGCGTTGCCATCGCCGCCAGCTCGACCCAGGCCGACGGTTGCAGCACCGTCGCCGCCGGCGCCGGCGCTCAGTAA
- a CDS encoding energy transducer TonB: MTVPALLAVGVYWLRHTPTGTGMPSSDNVMQVRLVASPATDAARPVVTANTPALSPASAPAQDPKVAAAAAVAGSESVTARDSTAPGLALSHLPAAPAWDAPVPGSPLTVTRAMPDQKTMTFVRTVKSHIARFQYYPERAQRERNQGQVGLVLTLRRDGTVTNVRIASSSGFAALDAAAVDTVRRAQPLPSIPVELPGQLSLDYTIAFDLPQ; the protein is encoded by the coding sequence ATGACCGTGCCGGCCCTTCTGGCCGTCGGTGTCTACTGGCTGCGTCACACGCCGACCGGCACCGGGATGCCCTCGAGCGACAACGTGATGCAGGTGCGGCTCGTCGCGTCGCCGGCGACCGATGCCGCGCGGCCGGTCGTTACAGCGAACACGCCGGCCCTGTCTCCGGCCAGCGCCCCGGCTCAGGATCCGAAAGTCGCTGCGGCTGCAGCCGTGGCCGGGTCCGAGAGCGTGACGGCTCGGGACTCGACGGCGCCTGGGTTGGCGTTGTCGCATCTGCCGGCCGCGCCGGCGTGGGACGCGCCCGTTCCCGGCTCGCCGCTTACCGTGACGCGGGCGATGCCTGATCAGAAGACGATGACCTTCGTCCGCACGGTCAAGTCGCATATCGCCCGTTTTCAGTATTATCCTGAGCGCGCCCAGCGCGAGCGCAACCAGGGCCAGGTCGGTCTCGTGCTCACGCTGCGGCGTGACGGCACGGTCACGAACGTCCGGATCGCATCGAGTTCCGGCTTCGCCGCTCTCGACGCGGCCGCCGTCGACACGGTGAGAAGGGCGCAGCCGCTGCCGAGCATTCCGGTGGAATTGCCGGGGCAGCTTAGCCTGGACTACACGATCGCGTTCGATCTGCCACAGTAG
- a CDS encoding RNA polymerase sigma factor → MSYSNSKSLRDVLAADYESLARRLTRCLGSPDIAREALHEAFVRADRVSEAIPVRSPVDYLFRMALNLAKDHRKSERRLLNASEIEAIMALPDERPGPAAEVESRFELEQFERALAELPPRKRDVFISAHLELVPHREIAKRFGINVRTVEFDLQHAMEHLSRRLGRKVVRRFGPRATAQSSDRS, encoded by the coding sequence GTGTCGTATTCGAACAGCAAATCGCTGCGTGATGTGCTCGCGGCGGATTATGAAAGTCTGGCTCGCCGCCTGACGCGCTGCCTCGGCTCGCCGGACATCGCGCGCGAGGCGCTTCACGAGGCTTTTGTTCGAGCGGATCGCGTCTCCGAGGCCATTCCTGTCCGCAGTCCCGTGGACTATCTGTTCCGGATGGCGCTCAATTTGGCAAAGGATCATCGCAAGAGCGAGCGCCGGCTTCTGAACGCCTCCGAAATCGAGGCGATCATGGCTTTGCCCGACGAGCGTCCGGGGCCTGCTGCTGAGGTCGAGTCTCGCTTCGAGCTCGAACAATTCGAAAGGGCGCTTGCGGAGTTGCCGCCGCGCAAGCGCGACGTCTTCATCAGCGCCCATCTCGAGCTCGTGCCGCATCGCGAGATTGCCAAACGTTTCGGCATCAACGTGCGCACCGTCGAGTTCGATCTGCAGCACGCCATGGAGCATCTCAGCCGCCGGCTCGGGCGCAAGGTCGTCCGCAGATTCGGTCCCCGTGCGACCGCCCAATCCAGCGACCGCAGCTAG
- a CDS encoding FecR family protein encodes MIAGDDSHSDMDQTLRQALAWVIRLNSGEATSDDAAALTSWRERSPEHEAAFRQAVTLWHGFGDATRKLAGDAAFVKAASRRPEPMPRAGLGRRALIGGAMAAAASVAGGYLALRPPLELWPSLQELSADMRTAKGERRSVAFAGDASVVLNTQTSIALRPADGPRRFELISGEAAVQCGPTAQDPVIIDAAGGQITALQADFNLRCLGGLVTVSCLDGSVDVACKGRVVRIVKAQQVSYSVEAGLGSTSRLDLDSAKAWQNGLLIVRDWPVNRLVGEINRYRPGKIVVLDEQLGRRMISGTFHLDHLDDFISQAENLFGAKARSLPGGLVLLS; translated from the coding sequence TTGATCGCAGGCGACGACAGCCACTCGGACATGGATCAGACTCTTCGTCAGGCCTTGGCATGGGTGATACGGCTTAATTCCGGGGAGGCAACCTCGGACGATGCTGCTGCGTTGACGTCGTGGCGAGAGCGAAGCCCTGAGCATGAAGCCGCGTTTCGGCAGGCGGTGACGCTATGGCACGGCTTTGGTGACGCCACCCGCAAGCTCGCGGGTGATGCTGCGTTCGTCAAAGCCGCTTCACGCCGCCCGGAGCCGATGCCTCGCGCTGGTCTCGGCCGCCGCGCGCTGATCGGAGGAGCGATGGCGGCTGCAGCATCGGTGGCCGGCGGCTATCTGGCGCTCCGTCCGCCGCTGGAGCTCTGGCCGTCGCTGCAGGAACTATCGGCCGACATGCGGACGGCCAAGGGCGAGCGGCGCAGCGTTGCGTTCGCGGGCGACGCCTCCGTGGTACTCAACACCCAGACCAGCATCGCGCTGCGGCCGGCAGATGGGCCTCGGCGCTTCGAGCTCATCTCGGGAGAGGCCGCAGTGCAGTGCGGGCCGACCGCGCAGGATCCGGTGATCATCGATGCTGCGGGTGGTCAGATCACCGCGTTGCAGGCCGACTTCAACCTGAGGTGCCTCGGTGGTCTTGTGACCGTCTCCTGTCTTGACGGCAGCGTCGATGTTGCGTGCAAGGGCCGCGTCGTCAGGATCGTCAAGGCTCAGCAAGTTTCCTACTCAGTCGAAGCGGGACTCGGGTCGACGTCGCGCCTGGATCTGGACTCGGCCAAGGCGTGGCAGAATGGCCTTCTGATCGTGCGCGACTGGCCCGTCAATCGCCTGGTGGGCGAGATCAACCGCTATCGCCCCGGCAAGATCGTGGTCCTGGACGAGCAGCTGGGGCGACGCATGATCTCGGGTACGTTCCATCTTGATCACTTGGACGACTTCATCAGTCAGGCCGAGAATCTGTTCGGAGCCAAGGCGCGCTCCTTGCCGGGCGGCCTCGTTCTGCTGAGCTGA
- a CDS encoding ShlB/FhaC/HecB family hemolysin secretion/activation protein, protein MLVSVSVMVSGSVAPVRAEAAAGQQPSAGAAKPAAGPLQRFDIDDFAVQGAEKLADVDLEEAIYPFLGPNKTAEDVEKARAALEKAYHDKGFQAVSVEVPPQNPSNKVVILKVRELKVGRLRVKNSRYFDTDKIKDGAPSLKEGTVPNFNDLTKDIYALNQWPDRRVTPALRAGVTPGTVDVDLAVEDKAPIHGSLEFNNRRSGDTTATRAIATVHYDNLWQLGHSLTLSYQVAPQRPKDTEVFSASYLARLPVDWLALLAYAVKSNSDVATVGGTNIVGPGQIVGTRAVMTLPGRDGFTQTLSAGVDYKHFFQLVSLNGGGFASPVTYFPAVASYTGTFQGEKFTTQFNASLTSNLRPLSSDHVAFDNKRYAASASFTHVNVDVSHTQELPEGYQLWGRLQGQKADGPLVSSEQISAGGLDTVRGYLESETLGDDGVIGNIELRSPDIGAMLQKQMKDETGQGAPRFTTFNETRLFLFADAGLVHTQRALTDQTSQADLWSYGVGTRFKMFNAFNGLFALSVPMMNQTYTRAGNPRLNVRLWGEF, encoded by the coding sequence ATGCTTGTTTCCGTGAGCGTCATGGTCAGCGGCAGCGTCGCTCCGGTGCGGGCCGAGGCTGCGGCGGGACAGCAGCCGTCGGCTGGTGCGGCGAAGCCGGCAGCTGGCCCGCTGCAGCGTTTCGATATCGATGACTTTGCGGTTCAAGGCGCCGAGAAACTGGCGGATGTGGACCTCGAAGAGGCCATTTACCCCTTTCTTGGCCCCAACAAGACGGCCGAGGATGTCGAGAAGGCGCGCGCGGCACTCGAGAAGGCCTATCACGACAAGGGGTTTCAGGCCGTCTCGGTGGAGGTTCCTCCGCAGAACCCGTCGAACAAGGTCGTCATCCTCAAGGTGAGAGAGCTCAAGGTCGGCCGGCTCCGCGTCAAGAATTCCCGCTACTTCGATACTGACAAGATCAAGGACGGGGCGCCCTCGCTCAAGGAGGGCACCGTCCCGAACTTCAACGACCTGACCAAGGACATCTACGCACTCAACCAGTGGCCGGATCGCCGCGTCACGCCGGCATTGCGCGCCGGCGTCACTCCGGGAACCGTCGACGTCGACCTCGCTGTCGAGGACAAGGCGCCGATTCACGGCAGCCTCGAATTCAACAACCGACGTTCCGGCGACACGACCGCGACCAGGGCCATCGCCACTGTCCATTATGACAATCTCTGGCAGCTCGGACATTCGCTGACGCTCAGCTATCAGGTCGCGCCGCAGCGGCCGAAGGACACGGAAGTGTTCTCGGCATCCTATCTGGCGCGCCTGCCGGTCGATTGGCTGGCGCTGCTGGCTTACGCGGTGAAGTCGAACAGCGATGTGGCCACGGTCGGCGGTACCAACATCGTCGGTCCGGGCCAGATCGTGGGCACGCGCGCCGTGATGACGCTGCCGGGCCGCGATGGATTCACGCAGACGCTGTCGGCCGGCGTCGACTACAAGCATTTCTTCCAGCTCGTCTCCCTGAACGGCGGCGGTTTCGCGTCCCCGGTCACGTATTTCCCTGCCGTGGCCAGCTATACGGGAACCTTCCAGGGCGAGAAGTTCACGACGCAGTTCAATGCGTCGCTGACGTCGAATCTGCGCCCGCTGTCGAGTGACCATGTCGCATTCGACAACAAGCGCTATGCGGCATCGGCGAGCTTCACGCATGTGAACGTCGATGTCTCGCACACCCAGGAGCTGCCGGAAGGCTACCAGCTCTGGGGCAGGCTGCAGGGACAGAAGGCGGACGGGCCTCTGGTCTCGAGCGAGCAGATCAGCGCGGGCGGCCTCGACACGGTGCGTGGCTATCTGGAGTCGGAAACGCTGGGCGACGACGGTGTCATCGGTAACATCGAACTGCGCAGCCCCGACATCGGCGCGATGCTGCAGAAGCAGATGAAGGATGAGACCGGGCAGGGCGCACCGCGCTTCACGACCTTCAACGAGACGCGGCTGTTCCTGTTTGCCGATGCCGGTCTGGTTCACACCCAGCGCGCTCTCACGGATCAGACGTCGCAAGCGGACCTCTGGAGCTATGGCGTCGGGACCCGCTTCAAGATGTTCAACGCCTTCAACGGCCTGTTCGCGCTCTCGGTGCCGATGATGAACCAAACCTATACCCGCGCGGGCAATCCGCGCCTCAATGTCCGACTCTGGGGCGAATTCTGA
- a CDS encoding DUF2341 domain-containing protein: MIMERKDQRTSCRAGVAKRVAARLFGVIATLAVLSSPASAWWNDEWQLRKKISIDASAAGANITDPIGTTPVLIRLHPGNFRFSATKDDGSDLRFVAGDDKTPLKHHIEKYDALLGEALVWVSVPSLPSGAKSEIWLYYGNKKAIPVADAKGSYDPDFALVYHLAERGTPALDSTVWGNNAQSVGQPAEGSLIGTGLRLDGRTPLTLPSSSSLAMAADAGWTFSLWIKPSALQPNAALFSRRNGDSGIVIGLDNGAPFVEVTNAGSAQRTSAGAAIAAASWHHLAVVVGSGRISLYLDGNAYAALDAGLPTLDTTAQIGGSDAVAAAPAPTQPTPAAASGDAASADTNGAPAGTNDAAVAASPTFAGFVGDVDELQISKVARPAGFIRLAAIGQGLDQGKLVTFSVDEETASWLSGYFAVILKSVTLDGWVVIGVLMVMAAVSWMVMFDRASYLRSQAKANARFLKVYRDPKFDLTVFGSGDAEAVASLAGGIGKRDAIVLRSSSLYRIYRIAADEVRRRSARNALPYLSATSMAAIRAALDGGVVREIQRLNRLMVILTIAISGGPFLGLLGTVVGVMITFAAIAASGDVNVNAIAPGIAAALVATVAGLGVAIPALFGYNYLISRIKDLTGDIQVFVDELVTRLAELHSADQPDPVERRMAAE, encoded by the coding sequence ATGATCATGGAACGCAAGGACCAGCGAACGAGCTGCCGCGCAGGAGTTGCGAAGCGCGTCGCCGCGCGGCTGTTCGGTGTGATCGCGACATTGGCGGTTCTGTCGTCACCGGCAAGCGCCTGGTGGAACGACGAATGGCAGCTGCGCAAGAAGATCAGCATCGATGCGAGTGCCGCCGGCGCCAATATCACCGATCCGATCGGCACGACACCTGTCCTGATCAGGCTGCATCCCGGCAACTTCCGCTTCAGCGCCACCAAGGATGACGGCAGCGATCTCCGCTTCGTCGCCGGCGACGACAAGACGCCGCTGAAGCACCACATCGAAAAATATGACGCGCTGCTGGGTGAAGCGTTGGTCTGGGTCTCGGTGCCGAGCCTGCCGTCGGGCGCCAAGTCGGAGATCTGGCTCTATTACGGCAACAAGAAAGCGATACCGGTCGCAGACGCCAAGGGCAGCTACGATCCCGATTTTGCCCTCGTGTACCATCTTGCGGAGCGGGGCACGCCTGCATTGGACTCCACGGTTTGGGGAAACAACGCGCAGAGCGTCGGACAGCCGGCCGAGGGCTCGCTGATCGGCACGGGCCTTCGGCTCGATGGGCGGACGCCGCTGACCCTGCCGTCATCATCGTCGCTGGCGATGGCCGCCGATGCCGGCTGGACGTTCTCGCTGTGGATCAAGCCGTCGGCGCTGCAGCCGAATGCTGCGCTGTTCAGCCGCCGCAACGGCGACAGCGGCATCGTGATCGGTCTCGACAATGGCGCGCCTTTCGTGGAAGTGACCAATGCCGGCTCCGCGCAGCGGACTTCGGCAGGCGCGGCGATCGCTGCGGCGAGCTGGCATCATCTGGCCGTTGTTGTAGGCAGCGGCAGGATCTCGCTCTACCTCGACGGCAATGCCTATGCGGCTCTCGATGCCGGTCTGCCGACGCTCGACACCACCGCGCAGATCGGTGGCAGCGATGCCGTGGCGGCCGCTCCGGCTCCCACTCAACCAACTCCTGCTGCGGCATCCGGTGATGCGGCCTCGGCGGATACGAATGGCGCGCCGGCAGGCACCAACGATGCGGCCGTCGCGGCGAGCCCGACGTTCGCGGGATTCGTCGGCGACGTCGACGAGCTCCAGATCAGCAAGGTCGCTCGCCCGGCAGGTTTCATTCGGCTCGCTGCGATCGGTCAGGGGCTGGATCAAGGCAAGCTCGTCACGTTCAGCGTGGACGAGGAGACTGCGAGCTGGCTGTCCGGCTATTTTGCCGTGATCCTGAAATCGGTCACGCTCGACGGATGGGTGGTGATCGGTGTTCTGATGGTCATGGCCGCTGTCAGCTGGATGGTGATGTTCGACCGCGCCTCTTATCTGCGCAGTCAAGCCAAGGCCAACGCGCGCTTCCTGAAGGTCTATCGTGATCCGAAGTTCGACCTGACGGTTTTCGGCAGCGGCGATGCCGAGGCCGTCGCATCGCTCGCTGGCGGCATCGGCAAGCGCGATGCGATCGTGCTGCGGTCGTCGTCGCTCTATCGCATCTACCGCATTGCAGCTGACGAGGTCCGGCGCCGTTCGGCTCGGAACGCCTTGCCTTACCTCTCCGCGACATCCATGGCTGCGATCCGCGCCGCTCTCGACGGCGGTGTCGTCCGGGAGATCCAGCGCCTGAACAGGCTCATGGTGATCCTCACGATCGCGATCTCGGGAGGACCGTTCCTGGGACTGCTCGGGACCGTCGTCGGCGTCATGATCACTTTCGCTGCGATCGCAGCGAGCGGCGACGTCAATGTCAACGCCATCGCGCCCGGCATCGCCGCGGCGCTGGTCGCCACCGTCGCGGGTCTCGGCGTCGCGATACCGGCCCTGTTCGGCTACAACTATCTCATCTCACGGATCAAGGATCTCACCGGCGACATCCAGGTCTTCGTCGACGAGCTGGTGACGCGGCTCGCGGAGCTGCATTCCGCAGATCAGCCGGATCCGGTCGAGCGCCGCATGGCAGCGGAGTAG
- a CDS encoding ExbD/TolR family protein: MQINADSKPYDDINITPMLDLAYVLLVIFIIMTTATVQGQKVNLPKASAAPSLATQTTKAITVANDGKIFLDTIPVTLPELEQRLIQQKALTPEFPVVLRGDAQAQYQSVMDVLDLLGRIGLTQVGLATKPLVK; the protein is encoded by the coding sequence ATGCAGATCAATGCCGACTCCAAACCCTACGACGACATCAACATCACGCCGATGTTGGACCTCGCCTATGTGCTGCTGGTCATCTTCATCATCATGACGACCGCGACGGTACAGGGGCAGAAGGTCAACCTGCCCAAGGCGTCGGCGGCGCCGAGCCTCGCGACGCAGACGACCAAGGCGATCACGGTGGCCAACGACGGCAAGATCTTCCTCGACACCATTCCGGTGACCCTGCCGGAGCTCGAGCAGCGCCTGATCCAGCAGAAGGCGTTGACACCGGAATTTCCGGTGGTGCTGCGCGGCGATGCGCAGGCGCAATATCAGAGCGTGATGGACGTGCTCGACCTGTTGGGCCGTATCGGCCTGACCCAGGTCGGGCTTGCAACCAAGCCGCTGGTGAAGTGA
- a CDS encoding TonB C-terminal domain-containing protein: protein MSELESGTRVAAESVGAGTQPSRLGSSLRFAVTIIVIALPLGSVAYWVFAQRDQPPPPRQVHEITLLTITPPPPPPPPPKVAPPVEQKMVEQPKMAEPEFKEDKPVDKPQDKPIKDAKADQPPGPLSLDAKATGPGDLFGLGGKPGGSPYGGAGGGGSRWGWYASMIQQQIEAALRANDKTKKAVIRVQISLWADSSGRVSRVQLLSSTGDAALDQALRDDVLGSLMLRQPPPKDMPMPIVTRVTASRPS from the coding sequence GTGAGCGAGCTCGAGAGCGGCACTCGCGTCGCGGCCGAATCGGTAGGGGCTGGCACGCAACCCAGCCGGTTGGGCTCTTCGCTGCGTTTTGCCGTGACGATCATTGTGATCGCGTTGCCGTTGGGGAGCGTCGCCTATTGGGTTTTCGCGCAGCGCGATCAGCCGCCCCCGCCGCGTCAGGTTCACGAGATTACGCTGCTGACCATCACGCCGCCGCCTCCACCGCCTCCGCCCCCGAAGGTAGCGCCGCCGGTCGAGCAGAAGATGGTCGAGCAGCCGAAGATGGCGGAGCCCGAATTCAAAGAGGACAAGCCGGTCGACAAGCCGCAGGACAAGCCGATCAAGGACGCCAAGGCTGATCAGCCGCCGGGCCCGCTGTCGCTCGACGCCAAGGCGACCGGCCCCGGCGATCTGTTCGGCCTCGGTGGCAAGCCCGGCGGCAGTCCCTACGGCGGCGCAGGCGGCGGTGGCAGCCGCTGGGGCTGGTACGCCTCGATGATCCAGCAGCAGATCGAGGCGGCGCTGCGCGCCAACGACAAGACCAAGAAGGCGGTCATCAGAGTGCAGATCAGCCTTTGGGCCGACAGCTCTGGACGTGTCAGCCGCGTCCAGCTGCTCTCATCAACGGGGGACGCTGCGCTGGATCAGGCGCTGCGTGACGACGTTCTCGGCAGTCTGATGCTGCGTCAGCCGCCGCCGAAGGACATGCCGATGCCGATCGTGACTCGCGTCACGGCGAGCCGGCCGAGCTGA